In Pseudomonas sp. Leaf58, one DNA window encodes the following:
- a CDS encoding ABC transporter permease → MNWEVIIKWLPRLAQGATLTLELVAIAVIAGLILAIPLGIARSSRHWYVRAVPFSYIFFFRGTPLLVQLFLVYYGLAQFDAVRSSSLWPYLRDPFWCTVLTMTLHTAAYIAEILRGALQAIPKGEVEAARALGMSRGKALFYIMLPRAARIGLPAYSNEVILMLKASALASTVTLLELTGMARTIIARTYLPVEIFFAAGVFYLVISFLLVQGFKLLERWLRVDASQGR, encoded by the coding sequence ATGAATTGGGAAGTCATCATCAAATGGCTGCCACGCCTGGCCCAGGGCGCGACCCTGACCCTGGAGTTGGTGGCCATCGCCGTGATTGCCGGGTTGATCCTGGCCATCCCGCTGGGCATCGCCCGCTCCTCGCGCCACTGGTACGTGCGCGCCGTGCCGTTCAGCTACATCTTCTTCTTCCGCGGCACGCCGCTGCTCGTGCAGCTGTTTCTGGTGTATTACGGCCTGGCGCAGTTCGATGCCGTGCGTTCGAGTTCGCTGTGGCCGTACCTGCGCGATCCGTTCTGGTGCACGGTGCTGACCATGACCCTGCACACCGCCGCCTACATCGCCGAAATCCTGCGTGGCGCGCTGCAGGCGATCCCCAAAGGTGAAGTCGAGGCGGCACGGGCGCTGGGCATGTCGCGGGGCAAGGCGCTGTTCTACATCATGCTGCCGCGCGCCGCGCGCATCGGCCTGCCGGCCTACAGCAACGAAGTGATCCTGATGCTCAAGGCCAGTGCCCTGGCCAGTACCGTGACCCTGCTGGAACTCACCGGCATGGCCCGTACCATCATTGCCCGCACCTACCTGCCGGTGGAGATCTTCTTTGCGGCCGGGGTGTTCTACCTGGTGATCTCGTTCTTGCTGGTACAGGGCTTCAAGCTGCTGGAGCGCTGGTTGCGCGTGGATGCCAGCCAAGGCCGCTGA
- a CDS encoding DUF3077 domain-containing protein, protein MKKIDSDPNSPKPITTAGVETFLAAGNPSLNLLRVEPGVPVDAAYEHVSILMGYIKHLVREGDMEDDHKFLGAADYLCDMAKALMNDIEIAKNKAH, encoded by the coding sequence ATGAAAAAGATCGATTCTGATCCCAACAGCCCAAAGCCCATCACCACCGCAGGCGTGGAAACCTTCCTCGCCGCCGGTAACCCCTCCCTCAACCTGCTCCGCGTCGAGCCCGGCGTCCCGGTCGATGCTGCCTATGAACATGTCTCGATTCTGATGGGCTACATCAAGCACCTGGTGCGTGAAGGCGATATGGAGGACGACCATAAATTCCTGGGCGCCGCCGATTACCTGTGCGACATGGCTAAGGCGCTGATGAACGATATCGAGATTGCCAAAAACAAGGCGCATTGA
- a CDS encoding ABC transporter substrate-binding protein, with amino-acid sequence MHTYKKFLLAAAATLVMSANAMAAEKLRMGIEAAYPPFNNKDASGNVVGFDKDIGDALCAKMKVECSVVTSDWDGIIPALNAKKFDFLVSSLSITDERKQAVDFTEPYYSNKLQFIAPKNVDFKTDEAYLKGKTIGTQRATLAGTWLEDTYGDKINIKLYDTQENAYLDLVSGRIDGILADKYVQYEWLKSKDGMNFEFKGEPVVDSDKIGIAVRKGDNKLRDDLNKALAEIKADGTYKKINDKYFPFSIE; translated from the coding sequence ATGCACACTTACAAGAAGTTCCTCCTGGCAGCTGCTGCCACGCTGGTGATGTCGGCAAACGCCATGGCCGCAGAAAAACTGCGCATGGGCATCGAAGCCGCCTACCCACCGTTCAACAACAAGGATGCCAGCGGTAACGTGGTTGGCTTCGACAAAGACATCGGCGACGCCCTGTGCGCCAAGATGAAAGTCGAGTGCTCGGTCGTCACCTCCGACTGGGACGGCATCATCCCTGCCCTGAACGCCAAGAAGTTCGACTTCCTGGTGTCGTCGCTGTCGATCACCGACGAGCGCAAGCAGGCGGTGGACTTCACCGAGCCGTACTACTCCAACAAGCTGCAGTTCATCGCGCCGAAAAACGTCGACTTCAAGACTGACGAGGCTTACCTCAAAGGCAAGACCATCGGCACCCAGCGCGCCACTCTGGCCGGCACCTGGCTGGAAGACACCTACGGCGACAAGATCAACATCAAGCTCTACGACACCCAGGAAAACGCCTACCTCGACCTGGTGTCCGGGCGCATCGACGGCATCCTGGCCGACAAATACGTGCAGTACGAGTGGCTGAAGAGCAAAGACGGCATGAACTTCGAGTTCAAGGGTGAGCCGGTTGTCGACAGCGACAAAATCGGCATCGCCGTGCGCAAAGGTGACAACAAGCTGCGCGACGACCTGAACAAAGCCCTGGCAGAAATCAAAGCCGACGGTACGTACAAGAAAATCAACGACAAGTACTTCCCGTTCAGCATCGAATGA
- a CDS encoding integrase domain-containing protein: protein MALVGRRDGRNFGYGRQLSYAGPQALKDMFGGGHYGTVKAHCDRWQAFVKWCRSDQGPGVNDARRIDRKLLTDYAAYLRDLVGRGDLAVSTAQNRLSSVNRTMAALRGDQYVKLPNPSKALGTQRSGVRQSVPQGQDREQVKQIVDELCSRHQLRAAAIVLLARATGMRLREAILADLPRLNREACDLGRINIQDGTKGGRAGASAPRWIVVDDYVRGALRHGRQVSPAGSRNLIAPHESYLTFLQEIIHPARVILHAHNLKGFHELRAAYACERYEQITQHPAPINGGQCCQVDRNLDREARRQISYELGHGRIDVVAAYIGGRA, encoded by the coding sequence ATGGCATTAGTAGGTAGGCGGGATGGCCGCAATTTCGGCTATGGCAGGCAACTGAGCTATGCAGGCCCGCAGGCGTTGAAAGACATGTTCGGCGGCGGCCACTACGGCACGGTCAAAGCGCACTGTGATCGGTGGCAGGCATTCGTGAAGTGGTGCCGCTCCGATCAGGGCCCCGGTGTCAATGATGCGCGGCGGATTGATCGGAAGTTGTTAACAGACTATGCGGCGTATCTGCGTGACCTGGTTGGGCGCGGTGATCTCGCCGTCAGCACCGCACAAAACCGGCTATCCAGCGTTAACAGAACCATGGCGGCGCTTCGCGGTGATCAGTACGTGAAACTGCCAAATCCGAGTAAGGCGTTGGGTACGCAGCGAAGCGGGGTTCGACAGTCAGTACCGCAGGGCCAAGACCGCGAACAGGTTAAACAGATCGTCGATGAGCTTTGCAGCCGTCATCAGTTACGAGCCGCTGCGATCGTTCTGTTGGCACGAGCCACCGGCATGCGCTTGCGTGAGGCCATCTTGGCTGACCTGCCAAGGCTGAATCGTGAGGCTTGCGATCTAGGTAGGATTAACATTCAGGATGGCACCAAGGGTGGCCGCGCGGGGGCTTCGGCGCCACGTTGGATTGTGGTGGACGACTATGTTCGAGGTGCACTTAGGCATGGACGGCAGGTGTCGCCTGCGGGAAGCCGCAACCTGATTGCGCCACACGAAAGCTACCTGACATTTCTGCAAGAAATCATCCACCCTGCGCGGGTCATCCTTCATGCACACAACCTCAAAGGCTTCCATGAGCTACGAGCGGCGTACGCATGTGAGCGCTACGAGCAGATTACCCAACACCCCGCGCCAATCAACGGCGGCCAATGTTGCCAGGTAGATAGGAACCTTGATCGTGAGGCCCGGAGGCAAATCAGCTATGAGCTGGGGCACGGGCGGATCGACGTGGTCGCGGCCTACATTGGAGGACGTGCTTGA
- a CDS encoding methyltransferase → MPNHLHSHPLSTRFQALDQFLIEHQPLWKPRPFTTLQLPWETTHPELATSLRQCSLADAETESATQPLPAPFPQLALQAQQLCALGTLPTTDLPPAAHRLDVAVPGRKWQQIEAFASHLAFREQPHHWLDWCSGKGHLGRRLLQPGQQLTCLEYDAELVAAGQALSAHHHLPAQHLHQDVMANDSARHLAADTSVVALHACGDLHVRLMQLASQQGCRQLAVAPCCYNRIAAAQYQALSTAAQASSLQLSLDDLGLPLSETVTAGARVRRQRDTSMARRLGFDLLQRQQRQTDEYLPTPSLPVAWLEKPFEAYCRHLADLKQLQLTGHPDWAAVEAAGWQRLAEVRNLERVRNLFRRPLELWLVLDRALFLEEQGYDVHLGLFCDYPVTPRNLLILAERDR, encoded by the coding sequence ATGCCCAATCACCTCCACAGCCACCCGCTAAGCACCCGCTTCCAAGCCCTCGACCAGTTCCTGATCGAGCACCAGCCACTGTGGAAACCCCGCCCCTTCACTACGCTGCAGCTGCCCTGGGAAACCACCCACCCGGAGCTTGCCACTTCGCTGCGCCAATGCTCCCTGGCAGACGCCGAAACCGAAAGCGCCACCCAGCCCTTGCCCGCGCCGTTCCCGCAACTGGCCCTGCAAGCCCAACAGCTGTGCGCCCTCGGCACCCTGCCGACAACCGACCTGCCACCTGCCGCCCACCGCCTCGACGTCGCCGTCCCCGGCCGTAAATGGCAGCAGATCGAAGCCTTCGCCAGCCACTTGGCGTTCCGCGAGCAGCCGCATCATTGGCTGGACTGGTGCTCCGGCAAAGGCCACCTCGGCCGCCGCCTGCTACAACCCGGCCAGCAACTGACCTGCCTGGAATACGATGCCGAACTGGTCGCCGCCGGCCAGGCCTTGAGCGCGCACCACCACTTGCCAGCCCAGCACCTGCATCAGGATGTGATGGCCAACGACAGCGCCCGCCACCTGGCTGCCGACACAAGCGTGGTGGCCCTGCATGCCTGTGGCGACCTGCATGTACGCCTGATGCAACTGGCCAGCCAGCAAGGCTGCCGGCAATTGGCCGTGGCGCCCTGCTGCTACAACCGCATTGCAGCGGCACAGTACCAAGCGTTGTCCACAGCCGCGCAAGCCTCCAGCCTGCAGCTGTCATTGGACGACCTGGGCCTCCCCCTGAGCGAAACCGTTACCGCCGGCGCCCGCGTGCGGCGCCAGCGCGACACCTCGATGGCCCGGCGCTTGGGCTTCGACCTGCTGCAACGCCAGCAGCGCCAGACCGACGAATACCTGCCGACACCGTCACTGCCCGTGGCCTGGCTGGAGAAGCCTTTCGAGGCATATTGCCGCCACCTGGCCGACCTCAAGCAACTGCAGCTGACCGGCCACCCGGATTGGGCAGCCGTGGAAGCCGCCGGCTGGCAGCGCCTGGCCGAGGTACGCAACCTGGAGCGGGTGCGCAACCTGTTCCGTCGGCCGCTGGAGCTGTGGTTGGTGCTCGACCGCGCGTTGTTCCTCGAAGAGCAAGGTTATGACGTGCACCTAGGGCTGTTCTGCGACTACCCAGTCACCCCGCGCAACCTGCTGATCCTTGCCGAGCGCGACCGTTAG
- a CDS encoding NYN domain-containing protein produces the protein MKTAAVLIDGGYFDRRVNFFKRKYFNDTPFTAKQLQDVTNAIVGAHLRKFKSTLYRTYFYDCPPLDKSLRYAMPDSPGEQARTWTTKKHPPYVLKNEFHDLLRKSRKTALRLGALSASGEWNLTSYALKALLSGERQWTDITKDDFYYNVTQKMVDTKLGVDISSLALKKQVDTIILIAGDSDFVPAAKMARKEGVDFILDPLWGNTTSTLTEHVDGLHSPDLVSIIGAALKETPSTRPAWWGEPQAANEPVLPEPQPAALDD, from the coding sequence ATGAAGACGGCGGCGGTGCTGATTGATGGCGGTTATTTTGACCGTAGGGTCAACTTTTTCAAGCGGAAGTATTTTAATGATACCCCGTTTACCGCTAAGCAGCTCCAGGATGTGACGAACGCAATCGTTGGTGCTCATCTCCGCAAATTCAAAAGCACGCTCTATAGAACCTATTTCTACGATTGCCCGCCTCTGGATAAAAGTCTCCGTTACGCGATGCCGGACAGCCCGGGTGAGCAGGCACGTACCTGGACGACAAAGAAGCATCCTCCATACGTCCTAAAAAATGAATTTCATGACCTACTAAGAAAAAGTCGTAAGACGGCTCTGCGCCTAGGGGCGCTGTCGGCTTCTGGCGAGTGGAATCTCACCAGCTATGCCCTGAAGGCTCTTCTGAGTGGTGAGCGTCAGTGGACCGACATCACCAAAGATGACTTCTACTACAACGTTACTCAGAAAATGGTTGATACCAAGCTGGGCGTCGACATCTCGAGCCTGGCTCTCAAGAAGCAGGTAGATACCATCATTCTCATTGCTGGAGATTCTGACTTCGTACCCGCAGCCAAAATGGCTCGAAAGGAGGGGGTCGATTTCATCCTTGATCCTCTTTGGGGTAACACGACCAGTACCCTCACAGAGCACGTTGATGGGCTCCACTCGCCAGATCTTGTGAGCATCATCGGCGCAGCCCTGAAGGAAACCCCTTCAACTCGCCCAGCTTGGTGGGGTGAGCCGCAAGCCGCGAATGAGCCTGTATTGCCGGAGCCACAACCCGCAGCGCTTGATGACTAG
- a CDS encoding ABC transporter ATP-binding protein, which produces MAQATPALEIRNLHKRYGEQEILKGISLTARDGDVISILGSSGSGKSTLLRCINLLENPHQGEILVAGEALKLKAAKNGDLIAADNRQINRLRSEIGFVFQNFNLWPHMSILDNIIEAPRRVLGQSKAEAIEAAEALLNKVGIYDKRHSYPAQLSGGQQQRAAIARTLAMKPKVILFDEPTSALDPEMVQEVLNVIRALAEEGRTMLLVTHEMSFARHVSSEVVFLHQGLVEEQGSPQQVFENPTSARCKQFMSSHR; this is translated from the coding sequence ATGGCTCAGGCCACGCCCGCGCTGGAAATCCGCAACTTGCACAAACGCTACGGCGAGCAAGAAATTCTCAAGGGCATTTCGCTGACCGCGCGCGACGGTGACGTGATCTCCATCCTGGGGTCTTCCGGCTCCGGCAAGTCCACCCTGCTGCGCTGCATCAACCTGCTCGAGAACCCGCACCAGGGCGAAATTCTGGTCGCCGGCGAAGCACTCAAGCTCAAGGCCGCCAAAAACGGTGACCTGATCGCCGCCGACAACCGCCAGATCAACCGCCTGCGCAGCGAAATCGGCTTTGTCTTCCAAAACTTCAACCTGTGGCCGCACATGTCGATCCTCGACAACATCATCGAGGCGCCACGCCGCGTGCTCGGCCAAAGCAAGGCCGAGGCCATCGAAGCCGCCGAAGCGCTGTTGAACAAGGTCGGCATCTACGACAAGCGCCACAGTTACCCCGCCCAGCTTTCCGGTGGCCAGCAACAGCGTGCCGCCATTGCCCGTACCCTGGCCATGAAGCCCAAGGTCATTCTGTTCGACGAGCCAACGTCGGCGCTCGACCCGGAAATGGTCCAGGAAGTGCTAAACGTTATCCGCGCATTGGCCGAAGAAGGCCGTACCATGCTGCTGGTGACGCACGAGATGAGCTTTGCCCGCCATGTGTCCAGTGAAGTGGTCTTCCTGCACCAAGGCCTGGTCGAAGAGCAGGGATCGCCGCAGCAGGTCTTCGAGAACCCGACCTCGGCGCGTTGCAAGCAATTCATGTCCAGCCACCGCTAA
- a CDS encoding helix-turn-helix domain-containing protein gives MKDFFPVQSTSVLYRIGLLMKEARLRMGIRQADLAELAGISLRAIRHLEGGKAEGVSLRDFMLALFTVGISDRVFQALIDDPALDLNSLETNTTKRVKLPRSNAEDF, from the coding sequence ATGAAAGACTTTTTCCCTGTTCAAAGCACCTCTGTGCTTTACCGTATAGGCCTTCTGATGAAGGAAGCTCGTCTGCGCATGGGGATACGGCAGGCTGACCTTGCAGAGCTAGCTGGAATTTCTCTCCGAGCTATTCGTCACCTCGAGGGGGGGAAGGCTGAAGGTGTTTCGTTGCGCGATTTCATGCTCGCGCTATTTACCGTGGGGATCTCTGACCGGGTTTTCCAAGCACTGATCGATGACCCTGCGCTTGATCTCAACTCTTTAGAAACCAACACCACCAAGCGCGTAAAACTGCCGCGCAGCAACGCGGAGGACTTCTAA
- a CDS encoding ABC transporter permease, whose amino-acid sequence MNIDLHGFGPALVAGTLMTVKLALCALLLGLVLGLLGALAKTSSIKPLQWLGGFYSTLVRGVPELLWVLLIYFGTVGLMSSLGDALNLPGLELSAFAAGVIALGLCFGAYATEVFRGAILAIPKGHREAGMALGLSKGRILSRIILPQMWRMALPGLGNLFMILMKDTALVSVIGLEEIMRHAQIGVTVTKEPFTFYMVAACIYLSLTIIAMTGMHFMEKRAARGFARAE is encoded by the coding sequence ATGAATATTGACCTGCACGGATTCGGTCCGGCCCTGGTGGCTGGCACCCTGATGACCGTAAAACTGGCGCTTTGCGCCTTGCTGCTGGGGCTGGTGCTGGGCCTGCTCGGCGCCCTGGCCAAGACCTCCTCGATCAAGCCACTGCAATGGCTTGGCGGCTTCTACTCGACCCTGGTTCGCGGCGTGCCCGAACTGCTGTGGGTACTGCTTATTTATTTCGGCACGGTCGGGCTGATGAGCAGCCTGGGCGACGCCCTGAACCTGCCGGGCCTGGAGCTCAGCGCCTTCGCTGCGGGGGTGATCGCCCTGGGCTTGTGCTTTGGCGCCTATGCCACTGAAGTGTTCCGTGGCGCCATCCTGGCAATCCCCAAAGGCCACCGTGAAGCGGGCATGGCGCTGGGCCTGTCCAAGGGCCGGATCCTGTCGCGGATCATCCTGCCGCAGATGTGGCGCATGGCCCTGCCGGGCCTGGGCAACCTGTTCATGATCCTGATGAAGGACACCGCCTTGGTGTCGGTGATCGGCCTGGAAGAAATCATGCGTCATGCGCAAATTGGCGTGACCGTGACCAAAGAGCCGTTCACCTTCTACATGGTCGCGGCCTGCATTTACCTGAGCTTGACCATCATTGCCATGACCGGCATGCACTTCATGGAAAAACGCGCCGCTCGCGGCTTTGCGAGGGCCGAATAA
- a CDS encoding anti-phage dCTP deaminase, producing the protein MAQTDFRLRPSANNDRNGHFDDVGAIGKTITPEIVIALCGPMGTPLHDVAKTFKELLQGTDYNYEMVNIIRLSEDIRHHKKLIDEKSICRLIEAGNELRAKHGNEILARFAVRRITLEREKAQAAFEAAQAAELVEDGAATIPKVTVRYCHIIDSIKHIDELKLLRSVYGDMLQVVGVYSPIEMRIARLEKAKGPEDQIHDLIDRDSGEEIDHGQRVEDTFPQADFFLRVDKTTDTHRKGRVKRFLDLMLGTVIATPTLNERAMYAAFSAARNSACLSRQVGASITSGEGEILATGWNDVPKAFGGLYQTETYGSSPDEDRRCWNLDGGLCSNDQEKRLISNAIVDLLIKEGLIEKAKRDDVYKIIRKKSQLKSLIEFSRAVHAEMHALLSAGATDGGKIRGGKLFVTTYPCHSCARHIVAAGVKEVYFLEPYRKSLATKLHEDAITENENELEKVRVMPFDGVAPARFLRFFSAHPKGRKDSDGNMHTREAHPVASVTMEAIPTLESLIVQSLDSRGI; encoded by the coding sequence ATGGCTCAAACTGATTTTCGGCTTCGACCATCAGCCAACAATGATCGCAATGGTCATTTCGATGACGTTGGAGCTATCGGCAAGACCATTACCCCAGAGATTGTGATCGCGCTATGCGGGCCAATGGGAACTCCCCTTCATGACGTAGCCAAAACCTTCAAGGAGCTTCTTCAAGGGACGGACTACAACTATGAAATGGTAAACATCATCAGGCTCAGCGAAGACATCCGTCACCACAAGAAACTGATCGATGAGAAATCGATATGCCGACTCATTGAGGCAGGCAACGAGCTGCGCGCAAAGCATGGAAACGAGATTTTGGCTCGATTTGCGGTGCGGCGAATAACGCTAGAGCGAGAGAAAGCTCAGGCGGCATTCGAGGCAGCCCAGGCTGCCGAGCTGGTTGAAGACGGGGCGGCAACAATTCCGAAAGTTACTGTCCGCTACTGCCACATCATCGACTCCATCAAGCATATCGATGAGCTCAAGCTGCTTCGATCAGTTTACGGAGACATGCTTCAAGTCGTTGGCGTGTACTCCCCGATTGAGATGCGGATCGCGCGTCTGGAAAAAGCTAAAGGGCCCGAGGATCAAATCCACGACTTGATCGATCGGGATTCTGGAGAAGAAATTGACCACGGCCAGCGCGTCGAAGACACCTTCCCGCAGGCCGACTTTTTCCTCCGCGTCGACAAGACGACTGACACCCATCGGAAGGGGCGTGTTAAGCGATTCCTGGACCTCATGCTGGGTACGGTAATCGCTACTCCTACCTTGAATGAAAGAGCCATGTACGCCGCCTTTTCAGCTGCACGCAACTCTGCGTGCCTGTCCCGCCAAGTTGGGGCGTCAATAACCAGCGGCGAGGGCGAGATTCTTGCTACCGGTTGGAATGATGTGCCGAAAGCCTTCGGAGGGCTCTACCAAACGGAGACCTATGGCAGCTCGCCAGATGAAGACCGACGCTGTTGGAATTTGGATGGAGGCCTGTGCTCTAACGATCAGGAAAAGCGATTGATCTCAAACGCCATCGTGGACCTCCTGATCAAAGAAGGCCTGATTGAAAAAGCGAAGCGGGATGATGTGTACAAAATCATTCGTAAGAAATCGCAGCTGAAGAGCCTGATCGAGTTCTCACGTGCTGTACATGCCGAGATGCACGCTCTTCTGAGCGCCGGAGCTACGGATGGTGGAAAAATTCGTGGTGGAAAGCTGTTTGTCACCACCTATCCTTGCCATTCCTGCGCCCGTCACATTGTCGCGGCTGGGGTAAAGGAGGTGTATTTCCTAGAGCCATACAGGAAGAGCCTTGCGACGAAGCTGCATGAGGATGCTATAACTGAAAACGAGAATGAACTGGAAAAGGTGCGTGTGATGCCCTTCGATGGCGTAGCACCTGCGCGCTTCTTGAGATTCTTCTCAGCCCATCCAAAGGGACGGAAGGACTCGGATGGCAATATGCACACAAGGGAAGCGCATCCCGTCGCCTCAGTGACCATGGAGGCCATTCCTACACTTGAATCTCTCATCGTACAGAGTCTAGACTCGCGCGGCATTTGA
- a CDS encoding integrase arm-type DNA-binding domain-containing protein gives MARTTAPLTDTACRTAKPREREYKLFDGDGLYLLVQPNGRKGWRLRYVKPDGREGLTALGSYPVVGLGDARRKRFEIKQQLANGIDPIQYKQQTKTQAVINGRTFESVALDWYASMVPKWAPGHAKTVLSRLKTHVFPLLGARAIVELDTHDLMQPLEAVTKRGTIDVALRIKNYLQSIMREAKRLRLITANPAHDLDGSIKTPRVTHRPALPLSRLPELLACIEDYRGRPLTRLTVMLSLHVFVRSSELRFARWNEFDLKRGIWEIPDTRPALEGVPFSTRGTKMAGDIHVVPLSPQAVALLEQIHTITGKFELVFAGDAKPWKPMSENTVNAALRTMGYDTKVDICGHGFRAMACSALVESGLWSETAIERQMSHKERNNVRAAYTHKAEFLEERRMIMTWWSRFLEANREDHVTPHEFAKQTGENVTRLRSAKRTE, from the coding sequence ATGGCCCGCACCACTGCCCCGCTTACCGACACCGCCTGTCGCACGGCAAAGCCCAGAGAGCGCGAGTACAAGCTCTTCGACGGCGACGGTCTTTACCTGCTTGTGCAACCCAACGGCCGCAAAGGCTGGCGGCTCAGGTACGTGAAGCCGGATGGCCGCGAGGGCCTGACTGCCCTCGGCAGTTACCCGGTGGTTGGGCTTGGCGACGCACGCCGCAAGCGCTTCGAGATCAAGCAGCAGCTCGCCAACGGCATAGATCCCATCCAGTACAAGCAACAAACCAAGACCCAAGCCGTGATCAACGGCCGCACCTTCGAAAGCGTTGCGCTTGACTGGTATGCGAGCATGGTGCCGAAGTGGGCGCCCGGCCACGCCAAGACTGTGCTCAGCCGATTGAAGACTCACGTATTCCCTTTGCTTGGAGCCAGGGCAATCGTTGAGCTGGACACCCACGACCTCATGCAGCCACTGGAAGCCGTGACGAAGCGCGGCACCATCGACGTGGCGCTCAGGATCAAGAACTACCTGCAAAGCATCATGCGTGAAGCCAAACGGCTGCGACTGATCACGGCGAACCCGGCTCACGACCTCGATGGCTCGATCAAGACACCACGAGTAACTCACCGTCCCGCACTACCCTTATCGCGACTGCCAGAACTATTGGCATGCATTGAGGACTACAGAGGTCGCCCGCTCACGCGCCTCACGGTGATGCTGTCGCTGCATGTATTCGTACGCTCCAGTGAACTGCGTTTTGCCCGTTGGAACGAGTTCGACCTCAAGCGCGGAATCTGGGAGATCCCCGACACTCGCCCGGCGCTCGAAGGCGTACCGTTTTCCACAAGGGGTACGAAAATGGCCGGAGACATTCACGTTGTACCCTTATCGCCACAAGCAGTCGCTTTGCTTGAGCAGATCCACACGATCACCGGCAAGTTCGAGCTGGTGTTCGCGGGGGATGCCAAACCGTGGAAACCGATGTCTGAGAACACGGTGAATGCCGCGCTAAGGACGATGGGCTATGACACCAAAGTGGATATCTGCGGCCACGGGTTCCGAGCCATGGCGTGCAGTGCGCTGGTCGAGTCCGGGCTGTGGTCGGAGACGGCTATCGAACGGCAGATGAGCCACAAGGAACGCAACAACGTGCGCGCCGCCTACACCCACAAGGCCGAGTTCCTCGAAGAGCGCCGGATGATCATGACCTGGTGGAGCAGGTTTCTGGAGGCGAACCGCGAGGACCATGTGACGCCGCATGAGTTTGCCAAGCAAACGGGCGAGAACGTCACGCGCCTTCGCAGTGCCAAGAGGACCGAGTAG